A region from the Gossypium hirsutum isolate 1008001.06 chromosome A08, Gossypium_hirsutum_v2.1, whole genome shotgun sequence genome encodes:
- the LOC107897154 gene encoding S-adenosylmethionine synthase 2: METFLFTSESVNEGHPDKLCDQISDAVLDACLAQDPDSKVACETCTKTNMVMVFGEITTKANVDYEKIVRDTCRSIGFVSDDVGLDADNCKVLVNIEQQSPDIAQGVHGHFTKRPEEIGAGDQGHMFGYATDETPELMPLSHVLATKLGARLTEVRKNGTCPWLRPDGKTQVTVEYYNDKGAMVPVRVHTVLISTQHDETVTNDEIAADLKEHVIKPVIPEKYLDEKTIFHLNPSGRFVIGGPHGDAGLTGRKIIIDTYGGWGAHGGGAFSGKDPTKVDRSGAYIVRQAAKSIVANGLARRCIVQVSYAIGVPEPLSVFVDSYGTGKIPDKEILQIVKENFDFRPGMITINLDLKRGGNGRFLKTAAYGHFGRDDPDFTWEVVKPLKWEKPQS, translated from the coding sequence ATGGAGACCTTTCTATTCACATCTGAATCAGTGAATGAGGGTCACCCCGACAAGCTCTGCGACCAGATCTCTGATGCTGTGCTGGATGCTTGCCTTGCCCAGGACCCCGACAGCAAGGTTGCCTGTGAAACATGCACCAAGACCAACATGGTCATGGTCTTTGGAGAGATTACCACCAAAGCCAATGTAGACTATGAGAAGATTGTTCGTGACACATGCCGCTCTATCGGATTTGTTTCTGATGATGTGGGTCTTGATGCTGACAACTGCAAGGTCCTGGTCAATATTGAGCAACAGAGCCCTGATATTGCCCAGGGTGTCCATGGCCACTTCACCAAGCGCCCAGAAGAAATTGGAGCTGGTGACCAGGGCCATATGTTTGGGTATGCCACTGATGAGACCCCAGAACTCATGCCCCTTAGCCATGTCCTTGCAACTAAGCTTGGGGCTCGTCTAACTGAGGTTAGGAAGAATGGCACCTGCCCCTGGCTAAGGCCTGATGGTAAAACCCAGGTTACTGTTGAGTACTACAATGACAAGGGTGCCATGGTTCCCGTTCGTGTTCACACTGTCCTCATTTCCACCCAACATGACGAAACTGTTACAAATGATGAAATTGCTGCTGACCTCAAAGAGCATGTTATCAAGCCTGTCATCCCTGAAAAGTACCTAGATGAGAAAACAATCTTCCACCTTAACCCATCTGGCCGCTTTGTCATTGGTGGTCCTCACGGTGATGCAGGTCTCACTGGTCGTAAGATCATTATTGACACCTATGGTGGCTGGGGAGCCCATGGTGGTGGTGCTTTCTCTGGAAAGGACCCTACCAAGGTGGACAGGAGTGGTGCTTACATTGTTAGGCAGGCTGCCAAGAGCATTGTGGCTAATGGGCTTGCCCGAAGGTGCATCGTGCAGGTCTCTTATGCTATTGGTGTGCCTGAGCCCTTGTCTGTCTTTGTAGACAGCTATGGAACTGGAAAGATTCCTGACAAAGAAATCCTCCAAATTGTGAAGGAGAACTTCGACTTCAGGCCCGGTATGATCACCATCAACCTGGATCTCAAGAGGGGTGGCAATGGCCGGTTTTTGAAGACAGCTGCCTACGGACACTTTGGAAGGGACGACCCGGACTTCACCTGGGAAGTTGTGAAGCCCCTCAAGTGGGAGAAGCCTCAGTCTTAA